GGAGGACAGGGCCTCCCTGGCTGGCCCAGGCGGCGCCTGCTCAGCTTAGCTCTCTGAATGAACAatgttcttttctcttcccccctcagccccacctgttcTGTACCCAAACCTCACGGAGCTTGGGGACTACATGGGGCTCTCGCTCTCCAGTGAAGAGGTCCAGAAGGACCTAGCCCTGGTCCCAGCAAGTGGCAACGTAGGTATCACTGtgactgtgtctgtctgtccccccgATGGCACCACTCATGTCCTAGGCCCCAATAAGCTGGGTCCTTGCCCTTACCCCTGCCGGACACTCTGTAGAGGAGGGGACAGAACCTGCAGGCCAGACCCAGGCAGAAGTCCCCCTGAAGAAGCAGTTGGTCTGGTGCCTGAGGAGTGGTCACCTCCCTCTTCTGCTGCCTGGCTCTGCTACCAGAAAGTCTCCCTTCTCCTGCCACACCTCGCTCCCGCTGCCCACTCCAGTGATAGACACGTGAGGGACCAGCCCTGATGCCATCTTCCTCCCCACTTTCATTCCACCTCATGGACCATCTGCACTTGAGTCAGCTCAGATTGTTCACATGCCGGTTGGATTCTCCAGCAGGCAGGGGCCCTGGTCCCTTCCTCCCAGGGTGTGCTGGTCGCCCCACTGACGGGAAACAACCTCGGATTGCGCAGGGCAGAGATCAGACCgggcctgcgggagctccacctcTGTAAGGATGAGCGCGGGAAGACTGGGCTCCAGCTGAAAAGCATCGACCAGGTGGGTTCTGAGGCCATTGTGCACAACTCACCTTGGGTCCACTGCGGTCCCATCAGGCCTGGCTCCTGAGCGTCGGGGCTGGGACCTGCTGAGCAACTGTGGGGTTGTATAAGAATAGTACAAGGAGAAGCTGGACCCCTTTGTGATAGTGATCGGTTTGGTCTGAGGATGCTTTGACTGTGAGATGGGGTAACAGGAGCCAAACTCCCCGGAGCCAGCCTGGTGCCCAGGTCGCCCTGGCAGTGCCCGCTGTGGTCCTTTACCTCTGTCACAAACCCTCACGCTGCAACCCCAAATCCTTCCAGCCGAGGCCTGGCCAGCATCCCTTGCTGAGCCACTCTGCAGTCAGCGGGAGTGGGCACCGCTGAGCGATGCGAGCGCTGTCCCGGGCATAGGATGCCTGGTGCCGCCCATGTGACAGTCTGACTCCTGCTCCTCCCGCAGGGGGTGTTTGTGCAGCTGGTTAAGGCCAACTCCCCAGCGTCCCTCGTCGGGCTGCGCTTCGGGGACCAGATGCTGCAGATCAACGGGAAAGACTGCGCTGGCTGGAGCACAGACAAGGCCAACAGGGCCCTGAAAAAGGCCGCCCCGGAGAAAATTATCGTGATCGTGCGAGACAGGTGAGTGGGGGGGTGGTGGGGCGCTCGGCCTGCATCCAGCTTCCTCCGTGGAGCGTCAGGTCCCGACTAACCACCCGTGTTCCGGTGCCCTCCCCAGGCCCTTCCAGCGCACGGTGACGATGCACAAAGACAGCACGGGACACGTGGGGTTCGTCATCAAGAAGGGGAAGATCGTTTCTCTCACCAAAGGCAGCTCTGCAGCCCGGAATGGCCTCCTCATCAACCACTACATCTGTGAGCTGAATGGGCAGAACGTCATCGGCCTGAAGGTAAAGGCCTCTGGTGAGATGGGCCGGGAGGGGTGCACACGGGAGACTCCCTGAGACAGGCCTCTGGCCAGGAAAGGGAGCAGCCCTCGCTCAGGGCCTGGTCCCACAGCGGGAGAATCCTGCCTCTCTGGGGTAGCCATTGGAAGCACCTTGAGTCAGGCTCGGGTGACCTACAGCTGAAGATTTGTCTCTCTCTTGAGAAACAGGAACTGAGTGTTCTGAGAAGCTGCAACTGTGGGTTACTGATGCCTCCTTGTTCACTGCTGCTGTGGAAGCGTTTCCTGTGGCAATTGGTGTGCTGCAGTCAGACCAGACAAAGCAGCTGGGTATCGAGGAGTTTGAGGGGAAGATTTTTAGAGCCACTTGGCCCCTTTCAGTGGGACTAAGGTCCCGAACGCCCTcttgtggctttgaaaatctcccccaggTGGTATCtttgattaaaagaaaaaattgtgGTTGGAGGCTGAAGGAAACTGATCTCTAGTTAAATGTACCAGAAATTAAATTATAAGTTGAAGTATTTTGCTGCAGCAAACACTCAGTGGCTGTTTCGGTCCCTCTTCCCAGGCCTTCCTTTTATTGGGGGACCAgcgtgccccagcccagggcttggTGGGGCGAAACAAAGTCTTTTTTCATGTCATTTAGTGACGTTAACTGGTGTGTTGTCAGCCTGAATAAGGGCTGCTTTATGGGaggtccctgcagctgcctccAGCAGGTGAGTCTTTTGGTTTTAAAGGCTGCCAGGTTAAAaacgttttaaaataaaatcaaggctgacttttttttttaatagctaggTTTGCACAGCTGTCTATGCAAATAACCCCCTGTGCATGCATAACTCACCCGTAGCAGGGAACTGACAGGCCTACATTCTGTCCTTGCTACATCTCCTTTGTGCTGCGGCAGGAGTGCACAGCGGAGTGGCAGCTGTGCGTTCGCTctgcctgggggctggggggggggaatgctTGGCCCGTGCAGTAtctggggctgtaaaattgtgtTTCTCAACTCTTCCCCCCTCAAGGACAAACAAATCCTGGATATCCTGGCTACAGCTGGTAATGCCGTCACCATCACCATCATCCCCACAGTGATCTACGAGCACATGGTCAAACGGTAGGGACACTGGCTTCCCACACATGTACAATGGCAAAGTGAGTGCCTCCTGGCCCGGTGCGTCCCAGCTGGAGGCATCGGTGAGCTCTTCATAGAGCTCTGTTAGAATTCAGAGGCCTGGCTCCAGCCCGaacctgacccaggccagccacagccGTGCCCCGGGGCTTTTATTACAGCGTAGGCTGCACTGGGGATCAGCCTTCCCGACCCCGCAGGGAGGCTCTGAGCTGAAATGAAGACGGTTGTGAAGTGGTGAGCACTTTCAGTCACAGGTGCTAGAGAAGGATCAGGTTAATTACTGTAAATTGCTAATAAATTATGCCTTTCATAGTGCCAAAaatcccccactgcctctgtatGGTGCTTAGTGCAACCGGGCCGGTGGCTGCTGTTGGCCTCTGGCATCCTTCCCTTTTCAAGTAAAAGTATCAAAAATCAAAACCCCCTGGCACCACCAACGCTCATGCAAAGTCCCACAGCTCCTCAGCAGGCTTTTTGCAGGCCAATTCCTCCACCTTCCTCTGTACAATGCATGGTTAGAGCGGACGTTGTTTGAGGCAGGGACCACATCATGTTCCTTTTCTGTACAGCACTGGGTGCACTCTGTACTATGTACATTGCTTTACCTAGTACAGGTTTTTTGGTGCTGTTCATGAAGGATCAATTcctgctctccccagccccccagaatgccGGGAAGGAGGCTCTGGCcaagggaaggaggcagggtgCTAGGTAAAGATGCTGGGCAGATCCTTTGCACAAACACTTCCTCACTGACCTTTTTCCCATCTACTAATTAGGCTGTCACCTGGGCAGATCAAGTCATCCATGGACCACTCGCTTCCTGATGCTTAAAGTCCAGCCCCTGGTCAGCGGGAGCTCAGCGAATCTTCCTTCCTCTTATTAAATGCAATATACCAGAAGACTTCCCTACAATGCCAGGAAAACAGGTGCATCTCTATGGGGGACAGTCCAGAGCAAAAAACATCTGTTTCCTTTAATCTTTTATTCCTTCACCTGGACAGACTTGACCCTTGTTTTGCCCATCCAATCGGCTGGTGTCCGAAGGAGCGCGGGGAGGTGGATGTGGGTAGAGATGCGGGTGTACATCCACAGAAGTGAGGTGAATGGTTGTGGGAGGGCCTCCCTGGTGGAGGTCATGTAATGCAACCTTTTCAAAACCCACCCAAAGAGCTGTTTTAATAAACTCAATTAAAGCTGCTCCTATTTGCCTCTTCTTAAACCGAGGGAAGTGAGGGTAGGTTTAGGAGCTAATGAATGGCTCAGTAGCCACTCCAGCATCAAGTGTGCCAAACCCACTGTGCAGTGCCACCCCAAAGTAGTTACTATTGAAGGGTGACGCCTGCGGCTGGCTAGCAATGCATTCACACTTGTTCCTCTTTGCACAACTTGGGACTTGACAAGCAGCGTGTGTGGGTTCTTCCTCAGCTAAATCCCGGGCCAGCTGTAGTGCTTGAGGGAGGTGTTTGCAGAGCAGGTCAGATCCAAGGGGGTTTGTCCCATCACAGGTTAATGGGTAGAGTAGGTGAGAATGGGAATGGCCTCAAGGCAGAAAGACATGTGCATGTTAATacacccaggctgctgcccaaaGGGGCGTAGTGGGGACTGGTGGATTGAAGTCCCAACACCATGCAGCATAAAGTCCCCAGTCCTGGCCCAGAATGCCATCCTCAGCACTGTCCGAAGAATCTTATTCCTTTCTCCGTGGGCCACTAGAAACACTGCTGGCAACGGATGTTGTGCTGGGCCCCTGCCCCACTGAGAATTGAGGAGGTAAAGTAGAACTCCCCTATCCTGTCTGCGTTATCAGCCTTCCCACTTCCCAAGTTCCTCCCTGAGACACACCCGACAGAAGGAAATGTGACCCCACCAGCACAGCATGCCTGAACGCACAAGGCACTTGGAGTGTTGCTGCTTCCCCATCCCTGGCTCGGGTTTGATTGCTCAGGCCCGAAAGCCCGTTAGCACCCCGGGAGCAGAATGGACACTCTGGGTCGAGACATCACGTCCGGGCAGCAGGGGCtaggccctaaccccagcaatGGTTCATCGCTCAGAAGCAGGGACACTTTGAAAGGGGAACATCTGCGGAACGTGCGCTCCAGCCCAGCTCACTCCAGAGGAGAAGCCTACAGCCAGCTACATGGAAACAGCCACATGGAAACAGAGACCCAATGACATTTATTACATCCACCAACAGACAAAGGTTACAGGCCCCTGGGAACAAAAGTGGTTACAGCTTTTAagttctgtatttaaaaaatatagaaatTTCTCTTTCAAATATAATCCTACACTGATTTCTCAGCAGAGTGCTGGATAGTCTAACAGACATGTACACACATTCACAAATACATCGCACAAGAGCCTTGTATCCTAGCTCCAATGACAGTTGCCATTTTGCCTGGGCTTTGTCTATTTCTCCTCCAAATACTTTATATTACATTATCAAACCCAAGGCTCCTTCAACGCCGGCTCCCCACTACATTTTGAAGCTCAGTGGCCCACTTTTATCCTGCAACAAGCTCTTGTCTCAAAGGGATATTGATTTGTGACAGTCCAGGCGTGCTGGATACAGGTAGTGAAAGTACGAGCATGTGGCAACATCAACACATGCAGcgacacccccctgccccctgcaacagtaggcagggggtggggggcacatgaCCAAGGTAGCCAGCCACCTGTGGTAAAGTCTAACTAAAGCTGTTTGACAGTCTGACCCAGAGGGCAAAAGCCACAGGGAGATGTACCAATGTGACCAGCCCCACACAATTGGACCCCACCAGACAACTATCTTTAAACTGTCATAAAATAAAACGATTACAAGAACTACTCCCTCACCCGACGTATGTGGAGATGGCGgcagtggggcagagggtgggggaacGTAAGAGCAGAAACACTGTTAGTTCAAGTAATCGTAAAGATAAACACAACCTTTGCAGCCAGATTCAGaaacgtacgtgtgtgtgtgtgtgtgcgcacgcaaaAATGCACTCATGCCATTCTGAAGCCCTGGCCTTTCGGGTCAGTCACTTCCCAGAGAAGACAGGGGCAAGGCCACCCAAGCTCATGGAGTTGATTTTATGCGCTCTCAGGCAGGACTGGTGCTAgcggttttagcgccctaggcgcacggcaatttcgccatcccgcgcgctggtcccacggctccggtggagctgccgcagtcgtgcctgcgggaggtccacccaagccgcgcgagcagccaaccgtccacaggcaccactgcggcagctccaccggagctgcctgccgccccctccggcaaaacgccgcccgccaataatcctggcgccctaggcgattgcctaggccgcccaAATGAAAGCGCCGGCCCCGCTCTCAGGGCCGAACACTGCAGATAACCCCAAGCCGATTACCTGTCAGAGCACTGGAGCGTACGCCAGCAGGCTTGTGCTGCACATCTAGAGGAAATGGTTTGGATGAGGCCTCATTCTCTCTAGGCATTTGTCCCCAGCTGATCGATCTCTGCAGTGAAATTTGGCTTTTAAAGGCATTTCCGGAGGCCCCCTTCACTTGAAGACGTTTTCTGCCAGCCTGAGTTTTAGACAAGCTGcctccagagaccagggctacATCCTCCCTGTGCTCCGCATGGCCCTCTGCCTTCTCTGTTCTGTCCCCACACCGCTCCATGCCAGTTCCAGGCATCTCCAGCTTTCAGAATCAGCACCAAAAGCTCTGCAGCGATGGGCAGCCAGATGCCCCCCACCGCTAGCATAACCAAAACACTCTCCCCCTGCACTCCTATCAGACACTCCAGTACTGCTCCGGGCTGAGGAAACCCCAGCTGTTCTCCCGGCCCCAGGAGGAAGAGCTGGGAtggaagcagagcagagcaaaggACTCTGGGGCCTTGGTTCCTCCTTGTAACCCTTTCAGGACTCTGCCAGCAGCGCAGATGTCAGCCTGTCATTCAAACCTGCAGCAGAGAAACCTCTACAAGGGAGCTTCCATTTGCAAAAAGTGAACATAGTGCAAAGCATGGAATGAAAGATACAGAATTTAAGGAGTTCTCCCCATGGGCAACCTGGGTGCATATGTAATACTGCACAGAGATACAGCAGGTGGCTCTGGAGATTCACATGAGGTATATCGGGCTTCTCTTGCTTGGCCACCAGGCCCTTACTGTCACCTCCTCCAGGAGGCAAAAAGTTTTAGAACTGGGTCAGCAAAGCAGGACTTGAACCAACAGGCCCAAATCCCCAGGAGGTGACAAAGACAAGGGAGTGACATTCATGTGGTTTCCAAAGTGAATGTATAGACAAGCATCTGTTCACTCTGTCCTCTGACCCCGTCCTCTGGGGGAAGGGATTCTGAGTCACTGACTCTCCTGCGGGCAAAGGGAGCAGACCTGGGCAACCCTCGTTGCTCCACCCTTGCTCCTAGAAGTTCTGCACCGGCTCTCACACCGATTGAGACTAGACTCCTCTCTGCAAACTGGGAATTCAGGCCTCTCCCTGTTTATTCTGCAAAGCATGTTGGGAATAAGGACAACTATTCCAGAGAGGCACTTCCCCCATTCTAGCCCTTGTCTCCATCTCTCCTGCCCATGCCTTCTTGATTTCCCCTTTGTTCTCTACACGTTAAAATGAGTCTCTGCACGCAATGTCACTTGAGAGCTACAGCCATTAACCTGTGTCCTCAGAGCCCTGGGCAGGGTTTCAGAGActcacagaatctcagggttggaagggacctcaggaggtatctagtccaacccccctgctcaaagcagggccaatccttAACTTCccccgatccctaaatggccccctcagggattgaactcacagctctgggtttagcaggctaatgctcagaccactgagctatccctccccctgtttgACCCGCAGGACTCCTCTCGCACTGACGGCAGGTGTGGCGGTTTCCTCTTGGGACTCAGGAACAACTGCAGGAACAAGTCCAATGCAATTAAAGGCCAGTTGGGCAATTAGCCTTTCAAATGACCCTGCCATGGCCAGAGGGAACAACAGAAGTGGACTAGTcaggggaggcagggtggggtggaggggatccATCAGTCCAGGGAAGGGCTTACAATGCTTTGTCTCCCTAGATGAAGTGACCATGGGtccgtctacacagcaaaaagaGTCccctggcagcaagtctcagagtacAAGGTTAACTGACTCAGGCTTCTGCAGCAGGTTCAAAAAAGCCAGTGCAGATGATGGGGTTGCGCTGGAGTCCGGGTTCTGATACCGGGTGAGGAGAGGGCCTCAGAGCCTGAGCGAGAACGTCGACACTGCAatttatagccctgcagcatgagcctgagtccgctgacccaggctctgagacttgctgccgcaGGGGGCTGCGCTGTGTAGACGCACCCTGCATGTACCCATCTGTGCTACACACACTTCACTTGTGGACAGCGCAAAATCCATCAGCTACAACGCCTGCTGGGCGAGTGTCCTTCAGCATGGAGGCTGGggtgcccccccccacaactctgctCTTCCAGGATTGGCCTCTTTTATTCCTCAAACATCTCAGAAGCCAAAGCAAACCCAGAAGCTCATTTTCCTCAGGCCCCTGGCAAGCCCCCTGGAATTGCATATTCTAGCTGCAGCAGATCAGAGGATGTCAAGCTGCCCATGTACTTCAAATAAATAAAACGAACGTTTTGTGTGTCTGGAATTTACAATCAGCGGTCAGATAAATTCTGATCGTTTCACAACATCGGATCTTGAAGCATGTGCAATGTGTTTGGTTGGTGGAAGAGGAGAGTTATGGCTGGGAGCTGCCGCCGCTACCTCCCATGTTGCTAACAGAGCGACAGTTGATCTTCCGTAAGGAGTGCAGAGCGACCGTGCAGCACCCGCGGAGCAGCGAACTGATATTGTATATGGGCTGGCCCTGCCTCCGCTGAGTACGGCACAGCCAGGCTACCGTGGGCACTGCCGGCACCACCACGGCCAAGAGATCCACAATGAAATGGCGGCTCCAGTAGCTTTTCGGCACTGTGGCTTCTTGGCTCAGCTCGCCAGCATCTTCCTCCAGGGTGCAAACGACGCTCATCGACTGGCTAGTGCTAGAGGGCTGGTGCACAGCAGGGTTGTTGGTCACCAGGCCTGGGAAGCCCTCTTGCCCCTCCGGAGTCTCTGGCCCATCTCCTGCAGTCACCACCACAGCGGAGTTGGGTTCAGTCGCCATCAAGTCCGTGGTCCCGGAGAAGTTCTGGGCCTGCGTCTCGGAGCTGGGCACGATGTCTTCCATTTCGGACACCCACACTGAAGTGGGGCTGCCCCGGCTGCAAGCCTGGGACTTCATGACCTTTTCCAGGATAGTGTCCAGGTCCGGCTGGTAATGCACAAAGTCAGTTTGGATGGCCTGCTCCTGCATGCAGCTTGCCTGCACTCCAGCCTCCACGCTGCCTTGCGTACCCATCAGTTTCTCATAGGTGGAGCTGGTGGGAAGTCTGGAGCCCAGCGTGAAGGAGCTCTGCAGAGACCCCTCCTCCGTGCAGAACTCTACCCCTGATGAGAGcaggctgctctgctccagcaagTCCATCCGGCTTAGCGAGTCATCTGCAGCCACGAAGCCACTGTCCGCCACCTCCTCAGCTGACAGGGTCTGTGAGTCCCCGGCGTTCCTGTCCCCTGCTGCCTGGTCACTCAGCTTGGTGTAGGTGGAGCTGCGGGTGAGTGACCGGGCTGGAGAGCCCCCCACCGACTCCCCAGCCCCTTCCTCCTTCACAGCCCCATTCTGTGCTACCTCCATGCTGTGCAGCAGAGTCTCCAACTTCTTATTCTGGATGTTGATGTCCACAAAATATTTCTGAAGGCCCTTGTCCTTCTCTATCAAGTTGTTCTTCACGGTGTCAATCACTTGCTTCAGCTGTTTGATCTCCTTCCGGGCCTCCTTGAGTGCCAGCTGGGCCTCCACACGGTGGCACTCTTCCTCGATCCAGTCCTCCTGCATCCTCGAGAGCTGGGTCTTCAGATCCTCAATCTCAGTATCCCTgcaccagacagacagacagacaatcacCACCACTTCCACCCGAGGGGGCTGGTGTTACACGACCGGAGGTTGGAATTTTGCATAGGTGTGGACAGGCCATGCTAAAAGTAGTTTGGACAGTGCATTTCTGGGATCACTCTCTGAGGGCAATTTATTGTCCAAACCCCCTAATCACCATCTTTCTCCTCTCACCTGTGCTAGGACCTTCTATACAAGGAGAAGGGCAGACAGGACTTACATGGGTAAAAATGGTGGGAAACCGAAACACAAAGTTGTTCTATGATTGGATTGTCCAATCCCAGGTTCCCTTGGGTAACAGCAGCactggggaggtgtgtgtgttcagtggggaagggggtcagaaagCACATAGGGGCCTTGGGGATACTTCCtgagggaagcagagaggggggacAGCCAAATAGAAAATCTGTGACCATCTCTTACAGTGGTCCCTTCAGATGAGAATCTTAGctctgcaggtttaaactagtgcaaatgctggattttctgtaacttgaagtctttaaaccaggatttgaggacttcagtacctcagccagaggttaggggtctgtgACCAGAGCGTGTGgaggaggttctgtggcctgcaacctgcaggaggtcagactagagcaggggtcagcaacctttcagaagtgctgtgctgagtcttcgtttattcactctaatttaaggtttcgcgttccagtaatacattttaaagtttttagaaggtctctttctataagtctataatatctaactaaaatattgttgtatgtaaagtaaataggtttttaaaatgtttaagaagcttcatttaaaattaaattaaaatgcgcaGCCCCCTGGATCGGTgtccaggaccagggcagtgtgagtgccactgaaagtcagctcacgtgccgcctttggcatgcgtgccataggttgcctacccctagactggatgatcacaatggtcccttctgaccttagagtccATGAGTCTAGATCACAATTCCATCCTTTTTCCTGCACCACCAAGTTATTAGGTATTGGGTCTGGTATTCATATACAACACTCAATAAATATACAGTATACAGGCAGAAATGTAAGAGCACCACAGTGTACTAATATCTGCTGCTCAAGAAAATCAGATCAGAGAGCAACTTGATGGAGAACAGGAGAGTCACAAACCTGCCAGGTGAAAATCAGTCTCTGCAATCTCCAAATTTCCTTCCCAAATTTGGCAACAAACTTAAAACTAATAAAAAGAAACCCTTTGTTTCACACAACTCCtgactaacctgtggaactcaccgcCACAGGATGGCACTGACTGCTTAGTCAGATTAGCACAAGGATTAGCCATTCATGTGGATAATGAGATCATCCACAGCTACACGTTATTATCCTATATAAGGGATATAAACTCTCAGCTTTGGGGCACAAACCAACCATGAATTGCCTGCAGCTGAGAAGGCTGTTTCCCCTCTGGCCATAGTTATCCACTACATGGATTCTGGTGCCCCCCTCTGAAGCAGTggatactggccactgtcagagacaggacactagatTAGATGGCCTGACCTGATTTGGAGGTTCCTATGCATTCAGTGACAACCTTCCCATTCCCTCATCCCCACTGGTATTGGGAGCCTCCTGTTACCTGCTCACCTGCATCAGCACTTACCTGTCCTGGAGTCTCTCTTGGGTGTCCTTCAGCCGGGCCTTCAGGTGTCTAATGCAGACCTCTTTCTGCTGGAGGGGGGTCAGGTACTGCTCAGGAGTGGGGGGCTTTATCCCATGGTTATCGCTGCACAGACTGTACTTGATGGGCCGCCTGGGAAAACATGGACAGTAAACAATCCCACCAAGTGCTCCAAGTAAAACAATCCTGACCACGTCAGTGCTGCTCCCCACAGAGCCGTTCCACCCCAGACCTCGACTCAGCTCATTTCCTTGAGTCTAGCACAGCCAGGCGCTGGGGCACAGGCTGataggagcagggccggctctagccatttcactgccccaagcatggcggcatgccgcggggggcgctctgccgctcgccggtcccgcggctctggtggacctcccacaggcttccctgcagggggtccagtggtcccgcggctccggtggacctcccgcaggcatgcctgtggatgctccaccagagccgtgggaccagcggaccctccgcaagcacgcctgtgggaggtccaccggagccgcctgccaccctcccagcaaccggcagagcgcccccggcggcgtgccaccccaagcacgcgcttggcgcactggggcctggagccggccctggataggAGCCAGGAGTCTCAAAGGGAAGAGGAGTTTCACCAAGTGGGGAATTTTAATCTTTTCCTCCCCACTTCTCAAATCTGAAGTACAAACCTCCTGGATTACGCACCTTCCTGGACTTCAGTGAGACATCCCAGCGTGTGCTCAGCTGACCACACTGAGGGCATTCCCAGATTGGTACTGGAGAAAGGAGCCTGTCTGTGTGGCTAACAGAAGGCCCCCGTCACCCCTCAACACCCTGCAGTGTAAGAGCCCCAATATTCCTAAAGTGGGACACATGCTAGGAATATTAAGAACTACTGAATATCACATATTTTCATGCAGAAATTAAAGCAGGCTGTATCCTCTAACCAGACCCCCTTAGGACACCCCCTGCCTAGGTAGACAGTATTTGTGCTGCAGCCCTGAACTACAGTTGTTGTTATTACGAGAGTGTCATGGGCATACAAAGCATTGTACGGACACACTGAAGACAGGCCCTTGCCCTCAAGCAGCCGACAGTCCCACGGCTATCAGAAGAATGGGTGCTGGGGCATCTCCCTGGAGAGGGACTGCACTTTAGCCCTGGAAAATACAGCCACCAGAAGCAAAAGGAAGTGTTCATTAAAAATGACACTTACAGAAACATCGCCTGCCCTGGTTACTGACACATTGGGACGCTAACACTAAAGTTGGACCTAGAAGAAGGGTAGATCCTTCGCAGAGctctgctgggagagaggggaaccCTGCAGACAGCAAACACTCTGACCTCTCTGAGTGAGCTCCCATGGCAATGCAAGATTCTTAGTGATTTTCTAAAACGAGCCCAAGGTGAGACCTCTCCCCTGGAATACGTCACCAGGAGCACGTTTCCAAGAGGCAGAGAGCTCCAGATTAGAACTTGCTTGAGGCAGTCG
Above is a genomic segment from Gopherus flavomarginatus isolate rGopFla2 chromosome 11, rGopFla2.mat.asm, whole genome shotgun sequence containing:
- the SDCBP2 gene encoding syntenin-2 isoform X2, producing MSALYPSLEDMKVDQTLQAQANAATRALSGVAEKSEPATAPPVLYPNLTELGDYMGLSLSSEEVQKDLALVPASGNAGALVPSSQGVLVAPLTGNNLGLRRAEIRPGLRELHLCKDERGKTGLQLKSIDQGVFVQLVKANSPASLVGLRFGDQMLQINGKDCAGWSTDKANRALKKAAPEKIIVIVRDRPFQRTVTMHKDSTGHVGFVIKKGKIVSLTKGSSAARNGLLINHYICELNGQNVIGLKDKQILDILATAGNAVTITIIPTVIYEHMVKRLSPGQIKSSMDHSLPDA
- the SDCBP2 gene encoding syntenin-2 isoform X1, producing the protein MSALYPSLEDMKVDQTLQAQANAATRALSGVAEKSEPATAPPVLYPNLTELGDYMGLSLSSEEVQKDLALVPASGNQAGALVPSSQGVLVAPLTGNNLGLRRAEIRPGLRELHLCKDERGKTGLQLKSIDQGVFVQLVKANSPASLVGLRFGDQMLQINGKDCAGWSTDKANRALKKAAPEKIIVIVRDRPFQRTVTMHKDSTGHVGFVIKKGKIVSLTKGSSAARNGLLINHYICELNGQNVIGLKDKQILDILATAGNAVTITIIPTVIYEHMVKRLSPGQIKSSMDHSLPDA
- the SNPH gene encoding syntaphilin isoform X2; the encoded protein is MSLPTGSRRSSTGSRRRPSPPVSMRDTYGTSSLSSSSNSGSCKGSDSSPTPRRPIKYSLCSDNHGIKPPTPEQYLTPLQQKEVCIRHLKARLKDTQERLQDRDTEIEDLKTQLSRMQEDWIEEECHRVEAQLALKEARKEIKQLKQVIDTVKNNLIEKDKGLQKYFVDINIQNKKLETLLHSMEVAQNGAVKEEGAGESVGGSPARSLTRSSTYTKLSDQAAGDRNAGDSQTLSAEEVADSGFVAADDSLSRMDLLEQSSLLSSGVEFCTEEGSLQSSFTLGSRLPTSSTYEKLMGTQGSVEAGVQASCMQEQAIQTDFVHYQPDLDTILEKVMKSQACSRGSPTSVWVSEMEDIVPSSETQAQNFSGTTDLMATEPNSAVVVTAGDGPETPEGQEGFPGLVTNNPAVHQPSSTSQSMSVVCTLEEDAGELSQEATVPKSYWSRHFIVDLLAVVVPAVPTVAWLCRTQRRQGQPIYNISSLLRGCCTVALHSLRKINCRSVSNMGGSGGSSQP
- the SNPH gene encoding syntaphilin isoform X3 codes for the protein MSLPTGSRRSSTGSRRRPIKYSLCSDNHGIKPPTPEQYLTPLQQKEVCIRHLKARLKDTQERLQDRDTEIEDLKTQLSRMQEDWIEEECHRVEAQLALKEARKEIKQLKQVIDTVKNNLIEKDKGLQKYFVDINIQNKKLETLLHSMEVAQNGAVKEEGAGESVGGSPARSLTRSSTYTKLSDQAAGDRNAGDSQTLSAEEVADSGFVAADDSLSRMDLLEQSSLLSSGVEFCTEEGSLQSSFTLGSRLPTSSTYEKLMGTQGSVEAGVQASCMQEQAIQTDFVHYQPDLDTILEKVMKSQACSRGSPTSVWVSEMEDIVPSSETQAQNFSGTTDLMATEPNSAVVVTAGDGPETPEGQEGFPGLVTNNPAVHQPSSTSQSMSVVCTLEEDAGELSQEATVPKSYWSRHFIVDLLAVVVPAVPTVAWLCRTQRRQGQPIYNISSLLRGCCTVALHSLRKINCRSVSNMGGSGGSSQP
- the SNPH gene encoding syntaphilin isoform X1, with the protein product MSLPTGSRRSSTGSRSRGFYGRSGLASFFKSSAPPATPTEKQPLLPASRRPSPPVSMRDTYGTSSLSSSSNSGSCKGSDSSPTPRRPIKYSLCSDNHGIKPPTPEQYLTPLQQKEVCIRHLKARLKDTQERLQDRDTEIEDLKTQLSRMQEDWIEEECHRVEAQLALKEARKEIKQLKQVIDTVKNNLIEKDKGLQKYFVDINIQNKKLETLLHSMEVAQNGAVKEEGAGESVGGSPARSLTRSSTYTKLSDQAAGDRNAGDSQTLSAEEVADSGFVAADDSLSRMDLLEQSSLLSSGVEFCTEEGSLQSSFTLGSRLPTSSTYEKLMGTQGSVEAGVQASCMQEQAIQTDFVHYQPDLDTILEKVMKSQACSRGSPTSVWVSEMEDIVPSSETQAQNFSGTTDLMATEPNSAVVVTAGDGPETPEGQEGFPGLVTNNPAVHQPSSTSQSMSVVCTLEEDAGELSQEATVPKSYWSRHFIVDLLAVVVPAVPTVAWLCRTQRRQGQPIYNISSLLRGCCTVALHSLRKINCRSVSNMGGSGGSSQP